From a single Abyssibacter profundi genomic region:
- a CDS encoding methyltransferase family protein: MSRAAVAIYGLVCYAIFLSAVAYLMGFATTLAVPKSVDDGLVRPWPIALGINGLLIALFAVQHTVMVRPGFKRVFERWLPRACERSTFVLASSLVLLLLCLLWSPLPGTLWSIDHPWLRGLLWAGCGFGWGLALLSTFQFDHFGLFGLRQAWEYPRGSQETSASQFAVPWLYRWVRHPMMTGFLIALWVMPDMSTNQALLAGGFSLYIWLGTLHEERGLIREFGDSYRQYAASTPRFFPRILR; the protein is encoded by the coding sequence ATGTCCCGAGCTGCCGTCGCCATTTACGGACTGGTCTGCTACGCGATTTTTCTGTCTGCTGTCGCCTACCTCATGGGTTTTGCAACAACGCTCGCGGTGCCCAAGTCGGTCGATGACGGCCTGGTGAGGCCCTGGCCAATCGCCCTGGGTATCAATGGTTTGCTTATTGCTTTATTTGCGGTACAGCACACGGTCATGGTCCGACCAGGTTTCAAACGCGTGTTCGAACGCTGGCTCCCAAGGGCCTGCGAGCGCTCCACCTTCGTGCTCGCGTCCAGTCTGGTGCTGTTGCTGCTTTGCCTGCTGTGGTCCCCGCTGCCCGGCACGCTCTGGTCGATCGATCACCCCTGGCTGCGCGGGCTCTTGTGGGCGGGTTGTGGCTTTGGCTGGGGGTTGGCACTGCTTAGCACCTTCCAGTTTGACCATTTCGGCTTGTTCGGCCTGCGCCAAGCCTGGGAGTACCCGCGCGGCTCGCAGGAAACCTCAGCGTCCCAGTTTGCCGTGCCATGGCTGTACCGCTGGGTGCGCCACCCGATGATGACCGGGTTTTTGATCGCGCTGTGGGTGATGCCCGACATGAGCACCAATCAGGCTTTGCTTGCGGGCGGGTTTTCGCTCTACATCTGGCTGGGCACCCTGCACGAAGAACGCGGGCTGATCCGTGAGTTTGGTGACAGTTACCGACAGTACGCCGCAAGCACGCCGCGGTTCTTCCCCCGCATCCTCCGATAA
- a CDS encoding metal-dependent hydrolase: MNEIETAPDLLASDPVPQPRKIPFEFPEDLDPQWIPGEPELVAMLNGASLTMPYLEPFLIRTMRAAVERLDDGDIKEQGRAFNTQEQHHFQAHRRFNALLKRKRYPELAAVEEQMKASYAKLSRRSLRTRMAYTAGFESMTLGVTKWLIEERIKLFAGADPRAVSFVLWHMVEETEHKRVAYDVYCALFKPTFINGLARMLGVFHGSFDVMRFAMRGYKVILKKEGRWGRVRSRLRLAQWMWAFVSYVFPFLFRAALPGHNPRRERDPQWVTDWLGGYARAEPGVVPLVDTLHPEMPVPFPVRS; encoded by the coding sequence GGAGGACTTGGATCCCCAATGGATTCCAGGCGAACCCGAGCTGGTGGCGATGCTCAATGGTGCGTCCTTGACCATGCCGTACCTGGAGCCATTTCTGATCCGCACCATGCGCGCGGCGGTGGAACGGCTGGATGACGGCGATATCAAGGAGCAGGGGCGGGCGTTTAACACCCAGGAACAGCATCATTTTCAGGCGCATCGGCGGTTCAACGCGCTGCTCAAACGTAAGCGCTACCCGGAACTGGCGGCCGTCGAGGAGCAGATGAAGGCCTCCTACGCGAAGCTCTCCCGGCGGTCTCTACGCACGCGGATGGCTTACACCGCGGGCTTCGAGTCCATGACGCTGGGGGTGACCAAGTGGTTGATCGAGGAGCGCATCAAGCTGTTCGCTGGAGCTGACCCTCGTGCCGTGTCATTCGTGTTGTGGCACATGGTGGAAGAAACCGAGCACAAGCGAGTGGCTTACGACGTTTACTGCGCATTGTTTAAGCCGACGTTCATCAATGGATTGGCACGAATGCTGGGCGTATTTCACGGTTCGTTCGATGTGATGCGATTCGCCATGCGTGGCTACAAGGTCATTCTCAAGAAAGAAGGGCGATGGGGACGCGTCCGGTCGCGGCTGCGACTGGCCCAATGGATGTGGGCCTTTGTCAGCTATGTCTTCCCCTTCTTGTTTCGTGCGGCGCTGCCTGGCCACAATCCGCGCCGCGAGCGCGATCCCCAATGGGTGACGGACTGGCTGGGTGGCTATGCCCGCGCCGAGCCCGGTGTGGTCCCGCTAGTAGACACCCTGCACCCCGAGATGCCCGTACCGTTTCCGGTGCGTTCGTAG
- a CDS encoding TolC family protein, producing MPWGKACLICGVLSFSLPVDYVSAAEDTGAGGDIASSAQHADPDGPAIVERQLQDADEQLIRSEPYLHLLGTYQAWSPITSGVSIQRAIALALKRDVSLAAAREQVVEADYAKKNAVWSYLPRITASTEFAQVDQSVINTDNQVFQEGDATFKTLVAQLELVQPIFDLARIRGLHIAEGERAASRAALVAESHEVVYTLVTAYLRALEKKAQLDGVEQRLKLLGEQEQNEQKLENTGFATGDASDLIALEIGAAQSEQISLSSQYSMALVELSRMAGHPIDQLVPVQVSEEVHRLVDSGSVESLIRQALTDNPRVNLQRLETLGALRSFKQQRASELVPTLDGFFRGEYEDREASRFGGGSETFDNTIGLRLAIPLLNASGRGYTSREARSQYHQAVLREANLLREIEVEVATLMPRLAAEHAVLAQADAVIEASEALVERAEKAAGTGFGTEMLVLRHSLQLELAKARAEQARYAFLTTWVRLAYLIGEPIEVMF from the coding sequence ATGCCCTGGGGAAAGGCTTGCTTGATCTGCGGAGTGCTCTCGTTTTCGTTACCTGTCGACTATGTGTCGGCCGCGGAGGATACGGGGGCAGGCGGTGACATCGCATCATCGGCTCAGCACGCCGACCCCGACGGCCCCGCGATTGTCGAGCGCCAATTGCAGGACGCCGACGAGCAGCTGATCCGCTCCGAGCCGTATCTGCATCTGCTGGGAACCTACCAGGCCTGGTCACCGATCACGTCTGGCGTATCGATTCAGCGTGCCATCGCGCTGGCCCTCAAGCGTGACGTCTCGCTGGCTGCCGCACGGGAGCAGGTGGTCGAGGCGGACTACGCGAAGAAAAATGCGGTGTGGAGTTATCTGCCCCGCATCACCGCATCCACCGAGTTTGCCCAGGTAGACCAGTCGGTGATCAACACCGACAACCAGGTGTTTCAGGAGGGCGACGCAACGTTCAAGACGCTGGTGGCGCAGCTGGAGCTGGTGCAACCCATCTTCGATCTGGCCCGTATTCGCGGACTGCATATTGCGGAGGGCGAGCGCGCGGCGTCTCGTGCTGCACTGGTGGCCGAGTCACACGAGGTGGTCTACACACTGGTGACGGCTTATCTACGCGCCTTGGAGAAGAAAGCGCAGCTCGATGGCGTCGAGCAGCGACTGAAGCTGCTGGGTGAGCAGGAGCAGAACGAACAGAAGCTGGAGAACACGGGTTTCGCAACCGGGGACGCCAGCGACCTCATCGCCCTCGAAATCGGTGCGGCCCAGTCCGAACAGATCAGCCTGTCCTCCCAGTACTCGATGGCGCTGGTTGAGTTGAGCCGAATGGCCGGCCACCCCATTGACCAGCTGGTTCCGGTGCAGGTCAGCGAGGAGGTGCACCGCCTAGTCGACAGCGGCTCTGTCGAATCGTTGATCCGGCAAGCACTGACCGACAACCCTCGGGTGAACCTGCAACGCCTGGAGACACTGGGCGCGTTGCGAAGCTTTAAACAGCAACGTGCCAGCGAACTGGTGCCCACGCTGGACGGTTTTTTCCGCGGTGAGTATGAGGATCGTGAGGCCAGTCGTTTCGGAGGGGGTTCGGAGACGTTTGACAACACGATCGGACTGCGGCTTGCGATTCCACTGCTCAATGCGAGTGGCCGCGGTTACACGAGTCGGGAAGCCAGAAGCCAGTATCACCAGGCCGTGCTGCGCGAGGCCAACTTGCTCCGCGAGATCGAGGTCGAGGTGGCCACGCTGATGCCCAGGCTGGCGGCTGAGCATGCCGTGCTGGCCCAGGCCGACGCCGTGATCGAAGCCAGCGAGGCCTTGGTCGAGCGTGCCGAAAAAGCAGCTGGAACAGGCTTCGGAACCGAGATGCTGGTGCTGCGGCATTCGCTGCAGCTGGAGCTGGCCAAGGCCCGTGCAGAACAGGCTCGCTATGCGTTTCTCACTACCTGGGTCCGGCTGGCCTACCTCATCGGAGAACCCATCGAGGTGATGTTCTAG
- a CDS encoding efflux RND transporter periplasmic adaptor subunit, with amino-acid sequence MDCAIHPSKTIKLASPIEGVLAEVLVKPGQYVEQGELIARIDADIASADLDSARVKARARGALEAAVARVEAADTKFQRATNAFRQGVISPVEYEQAEAELRIARQELKRERESLQLAESEASRMSLVVQKSEIRAPAAGMISEALLHAGEAVEGAPVAELIVVEPMRVEVYAPVAMVEQLRRQPHQYVVLAGSRHPAVVEPRFDYISPVADTSSDTMRVYYELSGPDVFPGMRCRMIARDAIAEPVAHAVSDETLAGSFSR; translated from the coding sequence ATGGATTGCGCAATCCATCCGTCCAAGACCATCAAGCTGGCGTCGCCCATCGAGGGCGTGCTCGCTGAGGTGCTGGTCAAGCCCGGTCAGTACGTCGAACAGGGCGAGCTGATTGCGAGAATCGATGCCGATATCGCATCGGCCGATCTGGATTCGGCTCGCGTCAAGGCGCGTGCACGCGGGGCACTGGAGGCGGCGGTGGCTCGGGTGGAGGCAGCGGACACCAAGTTCCAGCGTGCCACCAATGCGTTTCGGCAGGGCGTGATTTCGCCTGTCGAATATGAGCAGGCCGAGGCTGAGCTGCGGATTGCCCGTCAGGAGCTCAAGCGTGAGCGGGAATCCCTCCAACTCGCCGAGTCTGAAGCCAGTCGGATGTCGCTGGTCGTCCAGAAAAGTGAAATTCGTGCACCGGCCGCAGGCATGATCAGCGAGGCGCTACTCCACGCGGGTGAGGCGGTCGAGGGTGCGCCTGTGGCTGAACTCATCGTGGTCGAACCCATGCGCGTCGAGGTTTATGCGCCGGTTGCGATGGTCGAACAGCTGCGTCGCCAGCCGCACCAGTATGTGGTGCTCGCCGGTTCGCGCCATCCCGCCGTTGTTGAGCCCCGCTTTGACTACATCTCTCCTGTCGCCGACACGTCCTCGGACACCATGCGGGTGTATTACGAACTCAGCGGACCGGATGTTTTCCCCGGTATGCGATGCCGCATGATCGCGCGTGACGCCATTGCGGAGCCCGTGGCGCATGCGGTCTCGGATGAGACCTTGGCCGGCAGTTTTTCCCGATGA
- a CDS encoding enoyl-CoA hydratase-related protein: MTANDHAASDTCFTLSVDNRVAHIQLCRPERRNAMTLSFWDELPRLVEQIEVDGSLRAIVLSSTGPHFCAGIDLAVFQQIQADSEQGGAFALYEKIRLMQSSLSSLERCRLPVLAAIQGGAIGGAVDLLTACDLRYCSAGAFFTIEEINVGMTADVGTFPRILKLLPEAVVRELAYTGARLTAERGERLGFVNAVLPDHEAVVAHTLEVAAEIARKAPLAVHGSKKAITWGRDHSTEDGLQQIALWNAGSLSWRDIQEAIAARTQKRPAEFSDLPGKRDRLGS, translated from the coding sequence ATGACCGCAAACGATCACGCCGCTTCTGATACCTGCTTCACCCTATCCGTGGACAACCGGGTCGCGCATATCCAGCTTTGCCGCCCCGAACGACGCAATGCCATGACGCTGTCGTTTTGGGATGAGCTGCCGCGACTCGTCGAGCAAATCGAAGTGGACGGCAGCCTGCGGGCGATCGTCCTGTCATCCACCGGCCCGCATTTCTGTGCCGGCATCGACCTGGCCGTATTCCAGCAGATCCAGGCCGATAGCGAACAAGGTGGGGCCTTCGCGCTGTATGAAAAAATTCGACTGATGCAGTCAAGCCTAAGCTCGCTGGAGCGCTGCCGCCTGCCGGTGCTGGCCGCGATTCAGGGCGGTGCGATTGGTGGTGCGGTCGACCTGCTCACCGCCTGCGACCTGCGCTACTGCTCCGCGGGCGCCTTCTTCACCATCGAAGAAATCAATGTTGGCATGACGGCAGATGTGGGCACCTTCCCCCGCATCCTCAAACTGCTCCCGGAAGCCGTGGTCCGCGAACTGGCTTATACCGGCGCGCGACTCACGGCCGAGCGCGGCGAGCGGCTGGGCTTTGTAAATGCGGTCCTGCCCGACCACGAGGCCGTGGTCGCCCATACGCTGGAAGTTGCCGCGGAGATTGCCCGCAAGGCCCCCCTAGCCGTGCATGGCAGCAAGAAAGCCATCACCTGGGGTCGCGACCACTCCACCGAAGACGGACTGCAGCAGATTGCGCTGTGGAATGCCGGCTCTTTGAGCTGGCGAGACATTCAGGAAGCCATCGCCGCACGCACGCAAAAGCGTCCTGCCGAATTCTCCGACCTGCCGGGGAAGCGAGACCGGCTGGGATCGTGA